The following proteins are encoded in a genomic region of Deltaproteobacteria bacterium:
- a CDS encoding TAXI family TRAP transporter solute-binding subunit: MKRLLVFTLGLALCGTVAATVKDASAQNFLVIGGGSTTGVYYQVALNICKIVNDKLGSKGYNCIGRPALGSVFNIRSIQRGLLNYGVAQSDWVWAAANGKKNWKGKADKGLRTVFTVHPEAVMLVTRKDTGIKTIADLKGKRVNIGNPGSGQRGNAEDVLRLSGIDKDKDIKAEGLQQNEANRALVDKKIDAFFYTIGVPWGGGLEIANSTAIDIVPVDTAPIKKLVADNPFYVMTKIPGGTYKGVDNDVPTYAVKATFVTGEKESADSVYTVVKTIFENLDTLRNSYANFKHLQPKDMLGGLSAPLHAGAMKYYKEKGWQ; the protein is encoded by the coding sequence ATGAAGCGTTTACTGGTATTCACGCTCGGCTTGGCGCTGTGCGGCACCGTCGCCGCGACGGTCAAGGACGCATCCGCACAGAACTTCCTGGTCATCGGCGGCGGCTCCACGACCGGCGTCTATTACCAGGTGGCTTTGAACATCTGCAAGATCGTCAACGACAAGCTGGGGAGCAAGGGATACAACTGCATCGGCCGGCCGGCGCTCGGCTCGGTCTTCAACATCCGATCCATCCAGCGGGGGCTGCTGAACTACGGCGTGGCCCAGTCGGACTGGGTTTGGGCCGCCGCCAACGGCAAGAAGAACTGGAAGGGCAAAGCCGACAAGGGACTGCGCACGGTCTTCACCGTCCATCCCGAGGCGGTCATGCTAGTCACCCGCAAGGACACGGGCATCAAGACCATCGCGGACCTCAAGGGCAAACGCGTCAACATCGGCAACCCCGGATCGGGACAGCGGGGCAACGCTGAGGATGTGCTGCGCCTCTCGGGCATCGACAAGGACAAGGACATCAAGGCCGAAGGCCTGCAGCAGAACGAGGCCAACCGCGCGCTGGTGGACAAGAAGATCGACGCGTTCTTCTATACCATCGGGGTGCCGTGGGGCGGCGGCCTCGAGATCGCCAACAGCACCGCCATCGACATCGTTCCGGTGGACACCGCGCCGATCAAGAAGCTGGTGGCGGACAACCCCTTCTACGTCATGACCAAGATCCCCGGCGGGACCTACAAGGGCGTGGACAACGACGTTCCGACCTACGCCGTGAAGGCGACCTTCGTCACCGGCGAGAAGGAGTCGGCCGACTCCGTGTACACGGTAGTCAAGACTATCTTCGAGAACCTCGACACGCTCCGCAACTCGTACGCCAACTTCAAGCACCTGCAGCCGAAGGACATGTTGGGCGGCCTCTCGGCTCCGTTGCATGCGGGAGCGATGAAGTACTACAAGGAGAAGGGCTGGCAGTAA
- a CDS encoding TRAP transporter permease, which translates to MNSSDRDDTAGETVDLEALAELGEGEGKTRSPGGPVGGFLWVLALCWSLFQLYIAYDPINSIIARSIHLTFAVLLVYLAFPAIRRTATLERFNALMQQLFPGRHKRDPVKIPWYDFIIAALAGCGTAYLAWDYVGIIERSGLPLTRDVWIGAAFVLLLLESARRSLGLALPALGTVFLLYCFIGPYLPRFLAHPGIPFEFIVDHMYLSDSGIWGVPLGVSTDFVFLFVLFGALLDRAGAAEYFVQVAYAMVGRFRGGPAKAAVLASGLTGMVSGSSIANVATTGTFTIPLMKRVGLPAYKAGAVEVGASTNGQLLPPVMGAAAFIMAEFLGLPYIDIVTAAAIPAVLSYIALLYVVHLEALKLNLTAIPVEELPPFWTTFLKGVHFLVPILALIYTLVILRFSAISAAFNAILLTLAIMVIQRLVQSCAAVLRPSPDNPAPGSLGQAILQGLAQSVREILQGCVSGARNMAPIAVATAAAGIIVGTVTLTGLSSRFIEAIEIISLGNVVLMLLLTALTSLILGMGLPTTANYIVMATLTAPVIVTLGGQAGLVIPVLAAHLFVFYFGILADDTPPVGLAAFAASAIAGSDPIRTGIQGFTYDLRTAILPFVFIFNLELLLISGVTADGTIIWLDDLFSVLWVIVNGLVAMMAFAAAMQGFFADRCGWPERALLIVICVAAFRPDLVSGDTDTLRMTVQFGAWVVFAGLYLLQRRRRGSRVAAA; encoded by the coding sequence GTGAATTCATCCGATCGCGACGACACTGCCGGCGAGACCGTCGACCTCGAAGCGTTGGCCGAGTTGGGCGAGGGCGAAGGAAAGACCCGTTCTCCCGGCGGGCCGGTCGGGGGGTTCCTCTGGGTGCTTGCGCTCTGCTGGTCCCTGTTCCAGCTTTACATCGCCTACGATCCCATCAACTCCATCATCGCCCGCAGCATCCACCTGACCTTCGCCGTGCTGCTGGTCTATCTGGCCTTTCCGGCCATACGGCGGACCGCGACACTGGAGCGCTTCAACGCCCTGATGCAGCAGTTGTTTCCGGGCCGGCACAAGCGCGATCCCGTAAAGATTCCCTGGTACGACTTCATCATCGCGGCCCTGGCGGGCTGTGGCACCGCCTACCTCGCGTGGGACTACGTAGGGATCATCGAACGTTCCGGCCTCCCGTTGACGCGGGACGTATGGATCGGCGCGGCGTTCGTGCTCCTGCTGCTCGAGTCGGCGCGCCGCTCCCTGGGACTGGCGCTGCCGGCGCTGGGCACGGTCTTCCTGCTCTACTGCTTCATCGGACCGTACCTGCCGAGGTTTCTCGCCCACCCCGGCATCCCCTTCGAGTTCATCGTCGACCACATGTACCTGTCGGACAGCGGCATCTGGGGCGTACCGCTGGGCGTATCCACGGACTTCGTTTTCCTGTTCGTGCTGTTCGGGGCGCTATTGGACCGGGCGGGAGCGGCGGAGTACTTCGTGCAGGTGGCGTACGCCATGGTGGGACGTTTCCGCGGCGGACCGGCCAAGGCCGCCGTGCTGGCATCGGGCCTGACCGGCATGGTGTCCGGTTCATCCATCGCCAACGTGGCCACCACGGGAACCTTCACCATTCCGTTGATGAAACGTGTAGGGCTTCCGGCCTACAAGGCCGGGGCGGTGGAGGTCGGCGCGAGCACCAACGGCCAGCTCCTGCCACCGGTCATGGGCGCCGCCGCCTTCATCATGGCGGAGTTTCTGGGGCTCCCGTACATCGACATCGTCACGGCCGCGGCCATACCGGCGGTGCTCTCATACATCGCCCTGCTCTACGTGGTGCACCTCGAAGCGCTCAAGCTGAACCTGACCGCGATACCCGTGGAAGAGCTGCCGCCATTCTGGACCACGTTCCTCAAGGGCGTCCACTTCCTCGTTCCGATCCTGGCGCTGATCTACACGCTGGTCATACTGCGGTTCTCCGCGATTTCCGCCGCGTTCAACGCGATTCTGTTGACGCTGGCCATCATGGTCATCCAACGGCTGGTCCAGAGCTGCGCGGCGGTCCTTCGACCCTCTCCGGACAACCCGGCACCCGGATCACTCGGGCAGGCGATATTGCAGGGACTGGCCCAGAGCGTCCGCGAGATCCTGCAGGGCTGCGTGTCCGGCGCCCGCAACATGGCGCCCATCGCGGTAGCCACCGCGGCCGCCGGCATCATCGTCGGCACCGTGACGCTGACGGGACTCAGCAGCCGGTTCATAGAGGCCATCGAGATCATCTCCCTGGGCAACGTGGTGCTGATGCTGCTGCTGACCGCCCTCACAAGCCTGATCCTGGGCATGGGCCTCCCCACCACCGCCAACTACATCGTCATGGCCACCCTGACGGCACCGGTGATAGTCACCCTCGGCGGGCAGGCGGGCCTGGTGATACCGGTGCTGGCGGCCCACCTGTTCGTCTTCTACTTCGGCATCCTGGCCGACGACACGCCGCCGGTGGGCCTGGCGGCCTTTGCGGCGTCCGCCATCGCAGGATCCGATCCGATAAGGACAGGTATCCAGGGGTTCACCTACGACCTGCGCACGGCGATCCTGCCGTTCGTGTTCATCTTCAACCTGGAGCTGTTGCTGATCTCCGGCGTCACCGCGGACGGCACCATCATCTGGCTCGACGACCTGTTCAGCGTCTTGTGGGTGATCGTAAACGGCCTCGTGGCCATGATGGCCTTTGCGGCCGCCATGCAGGGCTTCTTCGCGGACCGTTGCGGCTGGCCCGAACGCGCGCTGCTGATCGTGATCTGCGTCGCCGCCTTCCGGCCGGACCTGGTGTCGGGCGACACCGACACGCTGCGCATGACCGTCCAGTTCGGCGCCTGGGTGGTGTTCGCCGGGCTGTATCTGCTGCAAAGGAGAAGGCGGGGGTCACGGGTGGCGGCAGCCTAG
- a CDS encoding dienelactone hydrolase family protein, whose translation MADTIPYLVDENDPELESGMVEYGSCTGYLSRPKGGANLGSVIVIHENVGLVDHVKDVARHFAKEGFAALAPDLLQRTGGTGQYTTSQDAIAAIRSLEPAGCVEDLTSTLEYLKSQGFANGNVGVVGYCWGGGQSLNFATKCNQLSGAVVYYGRNPDPLDQVANITCPLMGNYAEDDPNIMPGIEPLQAELAKHGKSIDLKIFGDGAKHAFNNNTNADRWHPDAAAGAWQRTTDFFKANLSG comes from the coding sequence ATGGCGGACACAATACCTTATCTCGTCGACGAGAATGATCCCGAGCTCGAATCGGGAATGGTCGAATACGGAAGCTGCACGGGCTACCTGTCGCGGCCCAAGGGCGGCGCCAACCTGGGCTCGGTCATCGTGATTCACGAGAACGTCGGCCTGGTGGACCACGTCAAGGACGTGGCGCGGCACTTCGCCAAGGAGGGCTTCGCGGCGCTGGCTCCGGACCTGCTCCAGCGCACCGGCGGCACCGGGCAGTACACCACCTCGCAGGACGCCATCGCCGCCATCCGGAGCCTGGAACCGGCCGGCTGCGTGGAGGACCTGACCAGCACCCTCGAGTACCTCAAGAGCCAGGGCTTCGCCAACGGCAATGTCGGCGTCGTCGGCTACTGCTGGGGCGGCGGCCAGTCCCTCAACTTCGCCACCAAGTGCAACCAGCTCAGCGGCGCCGTGGTGTACTACGGACGCAACCCCGATCCGCTGGACCAGGTGGCCAACATCACCTGTCCCCTGATGGGCAACTACGCCGAGGACGATCCCAACATCATGCCCGGCATCGAGCCTCTCCAGGCGGAACTGGCCAAGCACGGCAAGAGCATCGACCTCAAGATCTTTGGCGACGGCGCCAAGCACGCCTTCAACAACAACACCAACGCCGACCGCTGGCACCCCGACGCCGCCGCCGGCGCGTGGCAGCGGACGACGGATTTCTTCAAGGCCAACCTGTCGGGCTGA
- a CDS encoding helix-turn-helix transcriptional regulator codes for MRVVLDTYLLKLARARSRFHQHDVAGALRISLRQYQRIEAGEPTTNENAHDIAETLGTTVTELGIRPAPPKSGQRSRTEPDVGEAMSTYREPAAATEPREDVSDYSEVGASILRHVAAAYARAGDTEEAMRLSTRLPDPEWRAEVLGSISAARVSAGDISGGTIIASTITDDAERNEAFVKCAVAAAKAGEAGAATRIARKITAAAIRDQAMYEVASTHAAGGGIPTAIRIAEAIEDDATRAGAFTAIARAQFPTDDAGAKASITKAQDIARQVEDKARRVAILRGLGAALAAAQKIDEAVEVAGNIANPDEREMVMADVAAAHARAGDTAAAFGVVEAFTSKLARTMALGGIAHAYAVARDAQKAIEITVQRIDDALMRDHTLGEVASVQSQQGDVGSALHTAMQIDGQFMRERAYYEIVRVLVDNGDLPGAGRIAELLRLPLWRSHAFSGIGVAQSIAGDQAGARDSLGQALLGADELGAGAPVFEPDLETGLKRIPTIEQGQLDELNRREHSLETADGGTYSRTGARALREVAATYARTGDVDEAKRLSQRILDAEWYASVLRDISEAQAHGGHITDALATASNIAEESERNEAFAAAAAAAAKAGDVALANRVAGRITSSFAKAEAMILIVSARATDGQIAAAIHIAEGIEDPFGRANAFAAVAAAQFPTDEKSARESVAAALQSAGRVTNSRYRAKAFSAIGMALAEYGDLDGAMEVISNLTNPVHRERALSKLAAARARGGDTNGALQSLKNFADDSVREEALRAIALARADAGDADEAIDLARRLDGELDRDHLVSDIAAVQACQGDIAGALLSAATINEEFMREGACCQIAAAQAERGDLPGALEIAATITILLWRIEAYTAIAVFQADAGDREGARESLARAIRYADELGAYRPTIEDLERIRDRN; via the coding sequence ATGCGCGTTGTATTGGATACGTATCTATTGAAGCTGGCCCGGGCCCGCAGTCGCTTTCACCAGCATGACGTGGCCGGCGCGCTCCGTATCAGCCTTCGCCAGTATCAGCGGATCGAGGCCGGTGAGCCGACTACGAACGAAAATGCGCACGACATCGCGGAGACGCTGGGAACCACGGTAACCGAACTGGGCATTCGACCGGCACCGCCCAAGAGCGGCCAACGATCGCGCACGGAACCCGACGTGGGCGAAGCCATGTCTACGTACCGGGAGCCGGCGGCGGCCACCGAGCCGAGAGAGGACGTATCTGACTACAGCGAGGTGGGTGCCAGCATACTCCGCCATGTGGCCGCCGCCTACGCGCGTGCGGGAGACACCGAGGAAGCGATGCGGCTGAGCACACGACTCCCCGACCCCGAATGGCGCGCAGAGGTGCTTGGCAGCATATCCGCGGCCAGGGTGTCCGCCGGCGACATCTCCGGAGGGACCATCATCGCGAGCACCATCACGGACGACGCTGAACGAAACGAAGCCTTCGTCAAGTGTGCCGTCGCGGCGGCCAAGGCCGGCGAGGCCGGTGCCGCTACCCGGATCGCACGCAAGATCACAGCGGCGGCAATTCGCGACCAAGCCATGTACGAAGTTGCCTCCACCCACGCCGCCGGTGGGGGAATCCCCACCGCTATCCGGATCGCCGAAGCCATCGAAGATGACGCTACCCGCGCCGGCGCCTTTACCGCCATCGCCCGGGCACAATTTCCGACGGATGATGCCGGGGCCAAGGCATCCATCACGAAGGCACAGGACATTGCGCGTCAAGTCGAGGACAAAGCGCGTCGCGTGGCGATATTGCGGGGACTCGGAGCGGCCTTGGCGGCAGCCCAAAAAATCGATGAAGCGGTGGAAGTTGCCGGCAACATCGCCAACCCCGACGAACGCGAGATGGTCATGGCCGACGTCGCTGCTGCTCACGCCCGAGCCGGTGACACGGCTGCCGCATTCGGTGTTGTGGAAGCGTTTACCAGCAAGTTGGCCCGGACGATGGCCCTTGGCGGGATCGCCCACGCGTACGCTGTGGCCCGCGACGCACAGAAGGCCATCGAAATCACCGTACAACGGATCGACGATGCCTTGATGCGCGACCATACGCTCGGCGAAGTCGCGTCCGTGCAAAGCCAGCAGGGCGACGTTGGCAGCGCCCTGCATACCGCGATGCAAATTGACGGGCAGTTCATGCGGGAACGCGCCTACTATGAGATCGTGCGGGTACTGGTCGACAATGGGGACCTGCCTGGCGCCGGACGAATCGCGGAACTCCTCCGGCTGCCCCTTTGGCGCAGCCACGCTTTCAGCGGGATCGGGGTTGCCCAGTCCATTGCCGGAGACCAAGCCGGCGCTCGCGATTCCCTGGGTCAAGCCCTGCTCGGCGCGGACGAACTGGGTGCCGGGGCGCCCGTGTTCGAGCCCGATTTGGAAACCGGGCTCAAAAGGATCCCGACGATCGAACAAGGTCAGTTGGACGAGCTAAACCGCCGGGAACATAGTCTGGAGACAGCGGACGGGGGCACCTATAGCCGCACCGGCGCACGCGCTCTCCGAGAGGTGGCGGCGACCTACGCACGCACGGGGGATGTCGACGAGGCAAAGCGACTGAGTCAAAGGATCCTCGACGCCGAATGGTATGCGAGCGTTCTTCGTGACATCTCCGAAGCACAAGCCCACGGAGGACACATCACGGATGCCCTTGCGACCGCCTCGAACATTGCCGAGGAGTCTGAGCGGAACGAGGCTTTCGCCGCCGCAGCCGCGGCCGCGGCCAAAGCCGGCGACGTGGCCCTTGCCAACCGTGTGGCTGGAAGAATCACGAGCTCGTTCGCCAAGGCTGAGGCCATGATCCTGATCGTCTCGGCGCGCGCGACGGACGGACAAATCGCAGCCGCTATCCACATCGCGGAGGGGATCGAGGATCCCTTTGGCCGTGCCAATGCCTTCGCAGCCGTCGCCGCCGCGCAGTTCCCGACCGACGAGAAGTCCGCCAGGGAATCTGTCGCCGCCGCGCTACAAAGCGCGGGTCGAGTGACAAACTCCAGGTACCGGGCGAAGGCATTCAGCGCCATAGGGATGGCGTTGGCGGAGTACGGCGACTTGGATGGCGCGATGGAGGTGATCAGCAACCTTACCAATCCCGTCCATCGCGAGAGGGCCTTGAGCAAACTTGCCGCGGCCCGGGCCCGCGGTGGCGACACCAACGGCGCGCTTCAGTCCCTCAAGAATTTCGCGGACGACTCTGTCCGGGAAGAGGCTCTGCGTGCGATCGCGCTGGCCCGGGCGGACGCCGGGGACGCCGATGAAGCGATCGACTTGGCCAGACGGCTGGACGGGGAGTTGGACCGCGACCATCTTGTCAGCGACATTGCGGCCGTTCAGGCCTGCCAAGGCGACATCGCGGGGGCGTTGCTTTCCGCCGCGACCATCAACGAGGAGTTCATGCGTGAGGGGGCCTGCTGCCAGATAGCAGCAGCCCAGG